The window ACCGACGCCCCGGCCGGCATCGGGTCCGGCACCCGCGCCCGCAACTGGTTGTCGTACGCGGTCCGCAGTGTGAAAACGTCCAGATCAGTCACCCACCCAGGCTACGGGCGACGTCGACCGGATAATTCGGGTCGTGCGCGAAACGATCAGGCAGTGGTGGAACCCGGAACGGCTGCACCAGGTCGGCACCCGGCCCGACTACCGGTTCTCCCTCGCCAACGAGCGCACCTTCCTCGCCTGGCTGCGTACGGGGCTGGCGCTCATCGCCGGGGGCCTGGCCATCGCCCAGTTCCTCCCCCCGCTGCCACTGGCCCACCTGCGCGAGGCGATCTCCGTCGCACTGCTGGTGCTCGGCGGGGCGGTCGCGCTGCACGCCGTCGACCGCTGGGTACGCACCGAGCGCGCCATCCGGCTCGGCACCGAACTGCCCCCGTCCCGGTTCCCCGCCCTGCTCGCCCTCGCGGTCGCCGTCGGCGCCCTGCTGCTGGTCGCGACGGTCCTGCTGAAGGTGGTGCGGAGCGGATGAACCCGGATCCCGGTCGGCCACCGGAACGGATCGACCGCGATCCCGGACTGCAACCGGAACGGACCCGGCTGGCGCGTCGGCGTACCGGGCTGGCGTTCGCCGCCGTCGCCGCGCTCACCGTACGGCTGGCCCTGGCGGACGGGATGGCCGTCACGTTGGTGGTCTCCGCCGGCCTGGCGGCAGCGCTGCTCGCCCTCGGGGCCACGATCACCCGGCGGGCGAGCCGGAACCCGTCGCGACCCGCCGGCGGCCGAACCGTGCCCCTGCTGGCCCTGGTCACCGTCGGTTACGCCGGACTTGGCCTGCTGCTGGTGGTAGGCGCACTAGGATGAGGTGCCCCGGTGGGTCATCATTGCCTTATGGTTCGCCTGATGTTATTTGCCTTTGTCGCGCACGTCGTCCTCGCCGCGATCGCGCTGATCAGCTGCCTCAGCGCGGACAAGGCTGACATCCGTGCCCTGCCCCGGTTCCTCTGGGTGCCGATAATTCTCGTCCCGCTGGTCGGCCCGATCGCCTGGTTCCTCGCCGGCCGCCCGGTCCCCGCCGCCCAGCGCGGCACCGCCGGTGGACGCGCCCCCGAGCGGCGCCGGCCGGTGGCACCGGACGACAACCCCGAGTTCCTCACCTCCCTCGCCGACGAGCAGGCGAAAAAGGACCGGGAGCTGTTCGAGCGCTGGGAACAGGACCTGCGCCGCCGCGAGGGTGAGATCCGGCGCCGGGAGACCGACGACCCGCCGGTGGAGGAGAAGCGCCCCGAGGCGTGACCCGAACGAATCGGGCGGGAACCACCGGGGTGTACGGATCGACCGCTCCGATTCACCCGGCGCGGGCGGCCGGTCGTACCATGGCGCCTTGACCCGCGTCCGGCACCGGCCGGTACGCACGGTCACGGTGCCCGCGCGAGACGCTTCCAGAGACGGCGGAGATGGACGACGACGCATCGGTCGAGACCGGCCCACGCTCCGACACCGATCCGCCCGCCCCCGCCCGGTGGCGTCTGGTCAGCCGCGACCGGTTGCCGGTGTACGCGCTGGTCAGCTTCGCCGCCACCCAGCTCGTCCTGCTGTTCTGGTGGGTCGCCTTCTATCCCGGCCTGTTCAGCCCCGACTCGCTCAACTACATGTGGCAGTCGACCACCGGGAACTGGAACACCCACCACCCGATCACGTACACCGCCCTGGTCTGGCTGTCGCTGCAGATCACCGGCGGGGTCGGCGCGCTCGCCCTGCTCCAGACGGTGGCGCTCGCCACCGGGCTGACGTACGCGGTGACCGGGCTGCGGCGGCTCGGCGGACCCGGCTGGCTCTGGACCGCCGCCGCCGTCGTACTGGTCGCCCTCCCACCGGTCGGCTCGTTCGTGCTGGCGGTCTGGAAGGACGTGCCGTTTGTCATCGTCCACGTCTTCCTGCTCGGCACCGTCGCCCGTCTGGTCGCCCGCCGCCGGGCCGGCGAAACGCCGCTGCTCCCCCGTGGCCTGTTCCTCGCCCTGCTGGCCGAACTGACCCTGCTCTGCCTGTTCCGGCAGAACGGGTTCATCGTGACCGCCGTCCTGATCGTGGTCTGCCTGCTGGTGCTGCGCGGAACCGCGGTACGGATGATCGTCGCGGGCGTCACCGCCATCACCCTCGCGCTGCTGACCAACTGGCTGCTGCTGCCCGCCCTCGGCGTACGCGACGCCGGCTCGCTGGTCGCGCTGGAGACCCTGTTCGGTGACATCGCGGTCGGCTACGCCGAAGACCCGGCCGGCTTCCCCGCCGCCGACACGGCGGTGATGACCCAGGTGGCGCCGCTGAGCCACTGGCGGGAGTCGGCCGACTGCTACTCGGTCGACCCGACCGTCTGGGCGACGCCGTTCGACCGGGAGGCCGCCGCCGAGCACAAGTCGGAGCTGGTGGCGATCTGGGGACGGCTGCTGGAACGCTCACCGGGCGAGGTGATCGGCTCCCGGCTCTGCCGCAGCTCGATCGCCTGGAACCCCGCGTCGACCGGGAACGTCGCCCGCAACCCGAACCCGTGGTCGGTCAAGGCGTACGTCGCGCGGGACCCGTTGTTCCGGGCCAGTCCCGCCGCGCACGCGGCGTACTCCGCCCCGCTCAGCCAGCGGGCCGCCGATCTCGCGGTGAAGCTCAACGCCCGTACGGTCGCCCCGGAGTGGCTCTGGTGGCGCGGGGCGAGCTGGGCGTACGCGGCGTACCTGGTGGTCGGGCTGGTCGCCTGGCGACGCCGTGACCTGGGCGTACTCGCCCTGGCCAGCCTCACCGCCGGGAACCAGCTCTCGGTGCTGGCGATCAACAACATGCAGGGCGCCCGGTACATGTTCACCCCGTACGTCCTGGGTGTCGTCCTGCTCCCGTTGCTGCTGACCGCCCGCCGCCCGGCCGAGGAACCGACCCCGGCCGAGGAGCCGACCCCGGCCGGGGAGGCGTCCGCCGGGGCGGCACCGGCCGGATCAGGCCAGGTTGGATGAGCGCGGGTACGCGTCCGCCGGGTCCGTCAGCACGTTGACCAGGTACGGCACCCCGGAGTCGAACGCCCGCTTCAGCGCCGGACGCAGGTCGCCGGCCTTGGCGACCGTCTCCCCCGCCCCGCCGAGCGCGGTCACCACGTCGTCGTAGCGCAGCTCGGGTTGCAGGTCGGCGGCGACGTCGTAGCCGTACATGGCGTTCATCGGGTGCTTCTCCAGCCCCCAGATGCCGTTGTTGCCGACCACGATCACCACCGGCAGCTTCTGCCGGGCCAGCGACTCGACGTCCATCAGCGAGAACCCGGCCGCCCCGTCGCCCATCAGCACACAGACCTGACGGTCGGGGTGGGTGACCCTGGCCCCCATCGCGTAGCCCATGCCGGTGCCGAGGCACCCGTACGGGCCGGGGTCGAGCCAGGTGCCGGGCTGGGACGGCTCCAGGTACCGACCGGCGTACGAGACGAAGTCGCCCCCGTCGCCGATGGTGACCGCGTCCGGGTCCAGGACCCGCCGCAGCTCGCCGTAGACCCGCGCCGGGCGGATCGGGTCGGACTCGGCCGCCATCTCGTCCGCGTCCCGCTTCTTCGCCGCGTTCTCGACCGAACGCAGGTCGGCGATCCAGCTCGCGTGGTCCTCACGGTCGCCCTCGTGGTCGGCGAGCGCGGAGAGGATCAGGCGCAGGTCACCGGCGGGGCTGACGGCCGGCTGGACGTGGGTGGCCCGCTGGGTGGGCGCGTCCACGATGTGTACGAGCTGGGCGTCGCCGAAGTCGCCGAAGCCGAGCCGGAAGTCGAGCGGGGTCCCGACCACCACGATCACGTCCGCGCCGTTGAGGGCGGTCCGGCGGGCCTTGGCGAAGGCGAGCGGGTGCTCGGGCGGGAGGGATCCCCGACCCATGCCGTTGGTGAAGACCGGGACCTGTAGCGCTTCGGCTGCCTCGCGCAGCGCGGCGGTGGCGTCACCGGCGTAGACGTCCGAACCGGCGATGATCACGGGGCGCTGGGCGCCGGCGATCAGCCGACCGGCCTTGGCCACCTCGTCCTGATCGGGTTCGAGCGGGGCGATCGCCGCGGCGCCCGGCGCGGTGGCCTCGCCGACCGAGAAGACGACCTCCAGCGGCAGGTCGAGGAAGACCGGGCCGCGGTGCGGGCTGAGCGCGGCGGTCAGCGCGGTCTCGATCGCGCCCGGGATCCCGTCGGTGTCGAAGACGGTGGCGGCGTGCTTGGTGACCGGGGTGACCAGGGGCAGGTGGTCGATCTCCTGGAGGCTGCCCGAGCCCCAGCGGAAGGCCGGCGCCCTGCCCCCGATGACCAGCACCGGTGAGCCGTTGAAGTGGGCGCTGGTCAGCCCGGAGATGCCGTTGGTGACGCCGGGGCCGGCGGTGAGCACGGCGAGCCCGGGACGGCGGCGCAGCTTGGCCACCGCCTCGGCGGCGAAGACGGCGGACTGCTCGTGCCGTACGTCGACGATGCGCATCGGCGGTCGGCCGGCGGCGTCGACCTCGCTGCGGTGTGCGGCGTCGTAGAGCGGGAAGACATGGCCGCCGGAGAGGGTGAACATCTCGGTGATGCCGTACGCCCGCAGCGCCGCCACCGCCAAGTCGCCGCCGTGACCTTCGATCCGCTCCGTCATCGCCGCTCCCTCATCCTCGCCGTGGGTGCCCAGGTTATCGGCCGACCCGGAAAAGATGAAGAAGACTCGCCTCTCTCTCCGGGACGGACCACCCTCGCCCTTCCGGCCGCTCCGGTGTCACCGGCCGGTGAAATCCGGTTTCCGCTTGGCCACGAACGCGGCCATGCCCTCGCGCCGGTCGTCGGTGGCGAACAACGCCGCGAAGAGCTGACTCTCCCAGGCCAGACCGGAGTTCAGATCCATGTCCAGGCCGCCGTCGACAGCCAGCTTCGCCGCCCGCAGCGCCTGGGCCGGACCCGACAGGTACGGCTGGACCAGCGCGACCGCCTCCGCGTACACCCGGTCGGCCGGCACCACCCGGTCGACCAGCCCGATCGCCAGCGCCTCGGTGGCGTCGACCATCCGCCCCGACATGATCAGATCCTTGGCCCACGCCGGGCCGACCAGCCGTGCCAACCGCTGGGTCCCGCCGGCACCGGGGATGATGCCGAGCTTGATCTCCGGTTGGCCGAGTTTCGCGTCCTGCGCGGCCACCCGCCAGTCGCAGGCGAGCGCCAGTTCGCAGCCGCCGCCGAGGGCGTACCCAGTGATCGCCGCGACCACCGGCTTGGGGATCCGGGCGATGGCGCCGAGCGCGCTGGACAGCTCGACCGCCCGCGCCGCCATGTCCACGTACGACATGTCGGCCATCTCCTTGATGTCCGCGCCAGCCGCGAACACCTTCTCGCCGCCGTAGACTATGACCGCACGGACGTCGGAGTCCGTGGTGACGGTGGCAGCCGCGGATCGCAACTCCTCCTGCACCTGGGTGTTCAGCGCATTCATCGGCGGCCGTTCCAGCCGGATGGTGCCGATACCGTCGCTGATCTCCAGCCGGACGAAGTCGCCCACACTCCACCTCCACATCGAAGTCGCGTACCCACAGTACGACGCCCCTCGTTGGGTACGTTGTCTGGTGTCCCCCGTGACCAGGACGTGAAGAAAATGATCACCTATTACGACGACCGGTCCGTACGGGTCACCTCCGAGGCGATCCGGGTTGGCGAACGCGCCTATCCCCTGCTCGAACTCGCCGAGATCTGGCACCAGCGCGGCGACCGCTCCTGGCGGGTACTGGCCGGACGCGGGGCGCTCGGTTTCGGCCTGATCGGTCCGGTGGTCGCCGCCGTACTCGGCATCGGTCTGGCGATCCGCTTCCACTCCTCGTTCATCGTGACGCTCGCCATCATCGGCGTATCGTGCCTGGTCGGGTTCGCCGTCGGCCCGGTCGCCGACCTGCTGCTCGAATTCCTGGACCGGTCGTACACCCGGGGTTCGCACCGGCTGGAGATCTGGGTCCGCTGGCACGGCCAGCCGATCCGGGTCCTGCAGACCCACGACGCCCTGAAGTTCGGTCAGATCTACCGGGCGCTGCAACGCGCCGTCGAGCACCGGCAGCCGGCCAACCGCCCCCGCCGACCCGACCCCCGACTGCCGGGACCACTCAGATGACGTCGGGGAAGAGCGCGAGCGCCAGCACACTCGCCCCCCAGCAGTAGGCACTGACCAGCACTCCGATCGTCGCCAACCGCAGCCCGCGGTGCACCGGCTCGTGCCGCCGCGCCGCCCCGACCAGCGGCACCGCCACCAGCAGCCCGGCGACCGGCACCGCCGGCCACGCCGCCAGCCCGACCACGGCCAACCCGATCGCCGTACGGGTCAACCAGGTCGGCGCCGGCACCGGTACGGCAGCGGCGGCCGGCACGGCGGGTGATCCGGTCAGCCCCTCCAGCGCCGTCCGGGCCTTGGCCAGCTCAGCCGTACGCCGCTGGACCACGCTCGTCCAGGTAACCGGCGGGTACGGCCGTACCCACACACCCGGCGCACCCCCGTAGACCGGCACTCCCCCCGGCACCCCCGCCCACGGCGGGGGCGGCGGTCCCCACGGCGGCCGCGGTCCCCACGGCGGAGGGGGTCCCCACGGCGGGGGTGACATCCACGGCGGAGCCGCCGCCGGTGGCGGGGGCATCGGCGGGGTCCACCGCACCGGGGCCGACTGAGCCGGAGTATCGGTCGGCACGGGAGTAGCGGGCGGAAGCGATCCCGCCGACGCGATCGATGGTGGCGGCGTCACCGGGGCGGGCAGGGCCTGGACGTCGGCCGGCGGTGGCACCGGGGCGGGCAGGGCCTGGACGTCGGCCGGCGGTTGCACCGGGGCGGGCAGGGCTTGGATTTCGGCCGGCGGTTGCACCGGGGCGGGCAGGGCTTGGATGTCGGCGGGTGGTTGCACCGCTGGGAAGGGTGGGACCGGCGCTGGCGGCCATGGGTACCAGGCCGGCCGGGGATGCACGACAGGCCATGGATACGGGGCTGCCCAGGGGTGCGCGGCCGGCGGGGCAGGGGGAACAGGCCAGGGATACGGGGCCGGCTGGGGGAAAGCGGCCGACTGGGGAGACGAGACCGGCTGGGGATGGGCGGTTGGCCAGGGGTGGGGCGGGGGTGCGGCGTACCAGATCGGTTGGGGGACGACCGGCGGCTGCGGTGGCAGGTCGACGAGCCGCAACTGGGCCCGTTGGACGCGCAGCGCCGCCCGACCGGCCCGCCAGCCGTGGGCCCGGACGACCGCCCGCGCCGCCCGGCCCCGGCCGCCCAGCGTGGTCACCGCGGCGGCCTCGTCGGCCGTCGCCAGCCCCGGTCCACCGGCGCCGAGCCGCTCCGCCAGCCGGACCGCGTCCGCGTGGCGGAGCGTGGCGAGCCAGTGGAACGACGCCGCGCCGGGAATCGCGATCACCAGCAGGTAACCGGTCAGCACGGCGAACCCGGGCAGCCGGTCGAGCCCGTCGGACACCGCGATCGCCACCGGCGAGTTGACCGCCGCATGGGTCAGCCAGGCGAGCGCCTGGGCGCCGACAAAAACACCCACCCGCCGCGCCCTCGTCCGGTCGGTACGGACGAGGAGGTACGCGACCCCGGCACCGGCGACGGCGGTGAAGAGCGGATGACCGACCGCACCTGGCAGGGTGAACCGCAGCACCAGCATCCGCAGTGCCTCGCCGACGTCGTCCGGCAGCGTGTCGTCCGCGGCCAATGCGGCGTAACCGAGATCCTCCACAGCGGCGAACCCGACCCCGATGATCGCCCCGTAGACCGCACCCGCGAAGACCGTACGCAGGTGGGGGCGGGCGGCCAGGAACAGGAACACCACCCCGGCGACCTTGGCCAGCTCCTCGGCCGGCGGGGCGACGATCATGGCGCCCCAGATGCCGGCGAACTCGGGCGAGAACAGGCGCCCGAGCAGGTCGTCGATGGTGAAACCGGCGGTCCCGCCGACCAGCACCGAGACCGTGGCGCCCCAGAGCCCCGCCAGCGCGACCAGCCACCAGGGACGGGTGCCGAGGCGGTCGAACTGCCGGATCAGGAGCAGGAAGAGTGCCGCGTAGACGGAGACCAGGAGCGTGCCGACCAGCGTCGACCACGGGGCGAGTACGGCGAAGAACACGGTGACGAGCAGGGTCGCCGCGGTGGCGAGCGCGGTGACGGACAGCAGGATCCAGAAGCTCGGCGTACGGACCAGCGACCACGGGCGGTTCACTGTGCCGCCGCCGGGTCGATCTCGATGCTGGTCACCGCTGCCCAGACCGGGGCCGGCAGTTCGGCGCAGTTCGCCACCGGGGTGGCCAGCACGACCACACCGATCGACCGCTCGGTCAGTACGGCGTAACAACCGGGGTCGACGTCGACGCTGTCGTCACCACGCAACGAGCCCCGTTCACCGGATACACCGGCGGTGGTGGTGACCCGCTCCGGTTCGCCGACCGGTCGCAGCCACTCGTCCCGATCGAGCTTGTGCCGTACGTGTGCGACGTACGGCCCGACGTCGCCGCGGAACTGCTGCGCGCTCAGGCGCAGGCGTACCCCACCGGCCAGCAGTGTCACGGCGCCGGTTCCCGGTCGGGATTCGGACAGATCGAGCCGCGCACCGGGTGGCGGGGCGATGGTCGCGCCGAAGCCGATGTCGACCCGCTCGTCGGAGAGCGGTGCGCCCTCGCTGGGCAGCGGTATCGCCAGCAACGCCGGCACACCGGCCAGGGCGGCCAGGCCAACCAGCAACAACACGGCCCACCCCGCGTTCTTCCAGCCCGTCACGCCCACCGCACCCCCGTCGTACGAACCCGGCATCCCCGTACGCACCCCATCGCGCCCCCACGCTACCGATCACGGTCAATCCCTCCCGACCCCCGAACCCCCACACCCCCGACCCCTCGACGATCTTGCACTTGTGGCGCCCGGATCAGGGCATTCGGCTGGGTTTGTGCACCACCACAACAGCA of the Micromonospora sp. NBC_01796 genome contains:
- a CDS encoding YidH family protein, which translates into the protein MRETIRQWWNPERLHQVGTRPDYRFSLANERTFLAWLRTGLALIAGGLAIAQFLPPLPLAHLREAISVALLVLGGAVALHAVDRWVRTERAIRLGTELPPSRFPALLALAVAVGALLLVATVLLKVVRSG
- a CDS encoding DUF202 domain-containing protein; amino-acid sequence: MNPDPGRPPERIDRDPGLQPERTRLARRRTGLAFAAVAALTVRLALADGMAVTLVVSAGLAAALLALGATITRRASRNPSRPAGGRTVPLLALVTVGYAGLGLLLVVGALG
- a CDS encoding PLD nuclease N-terminal domain-containing protein, with product MVRLMLFAFVAHVVLAAIALISCLSADKADIRALPRFLWVPIILVPLVGPIAWFLAGRPVPAAQRGTAGGRAPERRRPVAPDDNPEFLTSLADEQAKKDRELFERWEQDLRRREGEIRRRETDDPPVEEKRPEA
- a CDS encoding DUF6020 family protein — translated: MDDDASVETGPRSDTDPPAPARWRLVSRDRLPVYALVSFAATQLVLLFWWVAFYPGLFSPDSLNYMWQSTTGNWNTHHPITYTALVWLSLQITGGVGALALLQTVALATGLTYAVTGLRRLGGPGWLWTAAAVVLVALPPVGSFVLAVWKDVPFVIVHVFLLGTVARLVARRRAGETPLLPRGLFLALLAELTLLCLFRQNGFIVTAVLIVVCLLVLRGTAVRMIVAGVTAITLALLTNWLLLPALGVRDAGSLVALETLFGDIAVGYAEDPAGFPAADTAVMTQVAPLSHWRESADCYSVDPTVWATPFDREAAAEHKSELVAIWGRLLERSPGEVIGSRLCRSSIAWNPASTGNVARNPNPWSVKAYVARDPLFRASPAAHAAYSAPLSQRAADLAVKLNARTVAPEWLWWRGASWAYAAYLVVGLVAWRRRDLGVLALASLTAGNQLSVLAINNMQGARYMFTPYVLGVVLLPLLLTARRPAEEPTPAEEPTPAGEASAGAAPAGSGQVG
- a CDS encoding acetolactate synthase, whose amino-acid sequence is MTERIEGHGGDLAVAALRAYGITEMFTLSGGHVFPLYDAAHRSEVDAAGRPPMRIVDVRHEQSAVFAAEAVAKLRRRPGLAVLTAGPGVTNGISGLTSAHFNGSPVLVIGGRAPAFRWGSGSLQEIDHLPLVTPVTKHAATVFDTDGIPGAIETALTAALSPHRGPVFLDLPLEVVFSVGEATAPGAAAIAPLEPDQDEVAKAGRLIAGAQRPVIIAGSDVYAGDATAALREAAEALQVPVFTNGMGRGSLPPEHPLAFAKARRTALNGADVIVVVGTPLDFRLGFGDFGDAQLVHIVDAPTQRATHVQPAVSPAGDLRLILSALADHEGDREDHASWIADLRSVENAAKKRDADEMAAESDPIRPARVYGELRRVLDPDAVTIGDGGDFVSYAGRYLEPSQPGTWLDPGPYGCLGTGMGYAMGARVTHPDRQVCVLMGDGAAGFSLMDVESLARQKLPVVIVVGNNGIWGLEKHPMNAMYGYDVAADLQPELRYDDVVTALGGAGETVAKAGDLRPALKRAFDSGVPYLVNVLTDPADAYPRSSNLA
- a CDS encoding enoyl-CoA hydratase/isomerase family protein; the encoded protein is MGDFVRLEISDGIGTIRLERPPMNALNTQVQEELRSAAATVTTDSDVRAVIVYGGEKVFAAGADIKEMADMSYVDMAARAVELSSALGAIARIPKPVVAAITGYALGGGCELALACDWRVAAQDAKLGQPEIKLGIIPGAGGTQRLARLVGPAWAKDLIMSGRMVDATEALAIGLVDRVVPADRVYAEAVALVQPYLSGPAQALRAAKLAVDGGLDMDLNSGLAWESQLFAALFATDDRREGMAAFVAKRKPDFTGR
- a CDS encoding DUF6232 family protein — encoded protein: MITYYDDRSVRVTSEAIRVGERAYPLLELAEIWHQRGDRSWRVLAGRGALGFGLIGPVVAAVLGIGLAIRFHSSFIVTLAIIGVSCLVGFAVGPVADLLLEFLDRSYTRGSHRLEIWVRWHGQPIRVLQTHDALKFGQIYRALQRAVEHRQPANRPRRPDPRLPGPLR
- a CDS encoding PrsW family glutamic-type intramembrane protease, which produces MNRPWSLVRTPSFWILLSVTALATAATLLVTVFFAVLAPWSTLVGTLLVSVYAALFLLLIRQFDRLGTRPWWLVALAGLWGATVSVLVGGTAGFTIDDLLGRLFSPEFAGIWGAMIVAPPAEELAKVAGVVFLFLAARPHLRTVFAGAVYGAIIGVGFAAVEDLGYAALAADDTLPDDVGEALRMLVLRFTLPGAVGHPLFTAVAGAGVAYLLVRTDRTRARRVGVFVGAQALAWLTHAAVNSPVAIAVSDGLDRLPGFAVLTGYLLVIAIPGAASFHWLATLRHADAVRLAERLGAGGPGLATADEAAAVTTLGGRGRAARAVVRAHGWRAGRAALRVQRAQLRLVDLPPQPPVVPQPIWYAAPPPHPWPTAHPQPVSSPQSAAFPQPAPYPWPVPPAPPAAHPWAAPYPWPVVHPRPAWYPWPPAPVPPFPAVQPPADIQALPAPVQPPAEIQALPAPVQPPADVQALPAPVPPPADVQALPAPVTPPPSIASAGSLPPATPVPTDTPAQSAPVRWTPPMPPPPAAAPPWMSPPPWGPPPPWGPRPPWGPPPPPWAGVPGGVPVYGGAPGVWVRPYPPVTWTSVVQRRTAELAKARTALEGLTGSPAVPAAAAVPVPAPTWLTRTAIGLAVVGLAAWPAVPVAGLLVAVPLVGAARRHEPVHRGLRLATIGVLVSAYCWGASVLALALFPDVI